A DNA window from Marinibacterium anthonyi contains the following coding sequences:
- a CDS encoding putative O-glycosylation ligase, exosortase A-associated: MVTPDPTGFARSLRWIEWIAVGAALFVFSGAVFPLLMGGSDGMLDPTEKARLRYVNLPVYALILGAMVQRPMLPVRAMARNLPMLMLVVLTFASVTWSLSSGITLRRAVALMLSMSLACLLATRFTPRQQILLLAVVMGGATALSLLAAVALPGLAYLPGDSALRGIFVHKNVLGWVASFTVLLGIAAQKDLSRRFRRGGWALVVIGGAGTVLSGSATSLIAAVTALLFVIGANVLVHRRGLARLATKLLLLIVTILLLGGLILGLLPLLEMLGKDATLTGRVPLWGLVTPEIARHPFLGQGYGAFWSEANPVAWRIWAEAGWQAPHAHEGYLDLLLGVGAVGLALFVLVTVRALQQGTELCTAAPHDGWFWCVAAIGTSLAMNLSESTFLMQNDLMWVLFATSALTISLRHAELVQTPPRHVRLAQAAV, encoded by the coding sequence TTGGTGACACCGGACCCCACGGGCTTTGCCCGCAGCCTGCGGTGGATCGAATGGATCGCCGTGGGCGCCGCGCTGTTCGTTTTCTCGGGTGCGGTGTTTCCGCTGCTTATGGGGGGCAGCGACGGGATGCTGGACCCGACAGAGAAGGCGCGGTTGCGATACGTGAACCTGCCGGTCTATGCGCTGATCCTGGGGGCCATGGTGCAGCGGCCGATGCTGCCGGTGCGTGCGATGGCGCGCAACCTGCCGATGCTGATGCTGGTGGTGCTGACCTTCGCGTCGGTGACCTGGTCGCTCAGTTCCGGGATCACCCTGCGCCGGGCCGTGGCGCTGATGCTGTCGATGTCGCTGGCCTGCCTGCTGGCAACACGGTTCACGCCGCGCCAGCAGATCCTGCTGCTGGCGGTGGTGATGGGCGGCGCGACCGCGCTGAGCCTGCTGGCGGCCGTCGCGTTGCCCGGCCTTGCCTACCTTCCCGGGGACAGCGCGCTACGCGGCATCTTCGTGCACAAGAACGTGCTGGGCTGGGTCGCCAGTTTCACCGTGCTGTTGGGGATCGCGGCGCAAAAGGACCTGTCACGCCGGTTTCGCCGCGGCGGTTGGGCTTTGGTGGTCATCGGGGGCGCGGGGACTGTGCTGTCGGGTTCGGCGACCAGCCTGATCGCGGCGGTGACCGCGCTGCTGTTCGTGATCGGGGCCAACGTTCTGGTCCACCGGCGCGGCCTGGCGCGGCTGGCCACGAAGCTTTTGCTTCTGATCGTCACGATCCTGCTTCTGGGCGGGCTGATCCTGGGCCTTCTGCCCCTGCTTGAGATGCTGGGCAAGGACGCGACACTGACCGGACGGGTGCCCCTGTGGGGGCTGGTGACCCCCGAGATCGCGCGGCATCCGTTCCTGGGACAGGGATACGGCGCCTTCTGGTCCGAGGCGAACCCCGTCGCCTGGCGGATCTGGGCCGAGGCCGGATGGCAGGCGCCACATGCGCACGAGGGCTATCTGGACCTGCTGCTTGGGGTGGGCGCCGTGGGGCTGGCGCTGTTCGTGCTTGTGACCGTTCGGGCGTTGCAGCAGGGAACGGAGCTGTGCACCGCGGCGCCGCATGACGGCTGGTTCTGGTGCGTCGCGGCGATCGGCACGTCGCTGGCGATGAACCTGTCGGAAAGCACCTTCCTGATGCAGAATGACCTGATGTGGGTCCTGTTCGCCACCTCTGCGCTGACCATATCGCTGCGGCATGCGGAATTGGTACAGACCCCGCCCCGGCATGTCCGCCTGGCCCAGGCCGCCGTCTGA
- a CDS encoding polysaccharide export protein EpsE — MTTASPIPAAPFAAAPRPHRVRRALAVFAACLPPLAALAGTTIERGDVLRVEVMNAPEFSRDRAPVDADGRIALLALGTIQVAGRDTDTARAEIAAAFAERGVLVAPVVLVEVTNYRQVYVGGRVGRPGAIDFVPGMTARQAIVTAGGIRLVASETATDPAETLSAIAERASTAFALAQVVARISRLQAQLDGAENLTAAPPPAQVPPGMLDQTAASETALLSDIGHRTEGQRHHARDLLTLIDVELDTLSRQMALQDTEAEVQAAEIEDARSLVERGLMPRPRLQELLREQSRLNRDRLETSAFTARARQEAETVRFELQDETARRREDLRLLLQEARRDQARLEADIESLDLRIMAGGLAPADPARTRLVIHRTLDGVLTGHDATMDDPVLPGDVLELILVSPGVPNAPDAAPDALPAALHLMARP, encoded by the coding sequence ATGACGACTGCATCGCCAATTCCCGCAGCGCCCTTTGCAGCCGCGCCGCGCCCGCATCGGGTTCGCCGCGCGCTGGCGGTATTTGCCGCGTGCCTGCCGCCGCTGGCCGCCCTGGCGGGAACCACGATCGAACGCGGCGACGTGCTGCGGGTCGAGGTCATGAACGCGCCGGAATTCTCGCGCGACAGGGCGCCGGTGGATGCGGACGGGCGCATCGCCCTGCTGGCGCTTGGCACGATCCAGGTCGCCGGTCGCGACACCGACACCGCCCGCGCCGAAATCGCCGCCGCCTTCGCGGAGCGCGGCGTGCTGGTTGCGCCCGTGGTGCTGGTCGAGGTGACGAATTACCGGCAGGTCTATGTCGGCGGGCGGGTCGGTCGGCCCGGCGCGATCGACTTCGTGCCCGGCATGACCGCGCGCCAGGCCATCGTCACCGCCGGCGGCATCCGGCTGGTCGCGTCCGAAACCGCCACGGACCCCGCCGAAACGCTTTCCGCCATCGCCGAACGCGCCTCCACCGCCTTTGCCCTGGCCCAGGTCGTGGCGCGGATATCGCGGCTTCAGGCGCAGCTCGACGGCGCCGAGAACCTCACCGCTGCACCCCCGCCGGCCCAGGTGCCGCCCGGTATGCTGGACCAGACCGCCGCGTCTGAAACGGCGCTGCTGAGCGATATCGGACACAGGACCGAAGGGCAGCGGCACCATGCGCGGGACCTGCTGACCCTGATCGATGTCGAACTCGACACGCTGTCGCGCCAGATGGCCCTGCAGGACACCGAAGCCGAGGTCCAGGCCGCCGAGATCGAGGATGCCCGCAGCCTTGTCGAACGCGGGCTGATGCCGCGCCCGCGCCTGCAGGAGCTGCTGCGCGAACAATCCCGGCTCAACCGCGACCGGCTCGAAACCTCGGCCTTCACCGCCCGCGCCCGGCAAGAAGCCGAGACGGTCCGGTTCGAGCTGCAGGACGAGACCGCGCGGCGCCGCGAGGACCTGCGGCTGTTGCTGCAGGAGGCGCGGCGCGACCAGGCCCGGCTTGAAGCCGACATCGAGTCGCTGGACCTGCGCATCATGGCCGGCGGCCTTGCCCCGGCCGATCCGGCACGAACCCGGCTGGTCATCCATCGCACCCTGGACGGCGTCCTGACCGGGCATGACGCCACGATGGACGACCCGGTGCTGCCGGGCGACGTGCTGGAACTGATCCTGGTCTCGCCCGGGGTGCCGAACGCACCCGATGCCGCACCCGATGCCCTGCCCGCCGCGCTTCACCTCATGGCGCGCCCATGA
- the hyaD gene encoding Hyaluronan synthase has protein sequence MTGTPQFSVIINNYNYGRFLPTAVSSALSQMGVPAEVIVVDDGSTDNSRQVIQALGPRIRPHLQQNRGQAAAINAGVALACAPILVFLDADDWFLPGKLRALHDAFAAHPQAGLIYHRLRPVRDDGQPAFAPIPRTLCQGDLGPRLLRSGGRWPFPMTSSLAVRRSLWDAAGNIPETFAISADAWLTGILPFLAPVVALPDALACYRIHDNTWHRDNDDAAMLARRMAHWEKTVEVTNAVLADRGLPGRIRLADHFAYQVAAARLGRAGAPGAGRLLRLGLTDRGEPNPLRRLRDTLGALAAVRRDSAGAGRRAPAA, from the coding sequence ATGACCGGAACACCCCAGTTCAGCGTCATCATCAACAACTACAATTACGGGCGCTTCCTGCCCACGGCCGTGTCTTCCGCGCTGTCGCAGATGGGCGTCCCCGCCGAGGTCATCGTCGTCGACGACGGCTCGACCGACAATTCGCGGCAGGTGATCCAGGCGCTTGGCCCGCGGATCCGCCCGCACCTGCAGCAGAACCGGGGACAGGCCGCCGCGATCAACGCCGGCGTCGCGCTGGCCTGCGCGCCGATCCTCGTGTTCCTCGACGCCGACGACTGGTTCCTGCCCGGCAAGCTGCGCGCCCTGCATGACGCCTTTGCCGCCCATCCGCAGGCCGGGCTGATCTATCACCGGCTGCGGCCCGTCCGCGACGACGGCCAACCCGCCTTCGCGCCGATCCCCCGCACGTTGTGCCAGGGCGACCTTGGCCCGCGCCTTTTGCGCAGCGGCGGGCGCTGGCCCTTTCCGATGACCTCGTCGCTGGCCGTGCGCCGGTCGCTCTGGGACGCGGCGGGCAACATTCCCGAAACCTTCGCGATCTCGGCCGACGCCTGGCTGACCGGCATCCTGCCGTTCCTCGCCCCTGTCGTCGCCCTGCCCGACGCGCTGGCCTGCTACCGGATCCACGACAACACCTGGCATCGCGACAACGACGACGCGGCGATGCTGGCCCGCCGCATGGCGCATTGGGAAAAGACCGTGGAGGTCACCAACGCCGTGCTGGCCGACCGGGGCCTGCCCGGGCGCATCCGGCTGGCCGACCATTTCGCCTACCAGGTCGCGGCGGCGCGCCTGGGTCGGGCGGGTGCGCCGGGTGCGGGCCGTCTGCTGCGCCTCGGGCTCACGGACCGGGGCGAACCGAACCCGCTGCGCCGGCTGCGCGATACGCTGGGTGCCCTGGCCGCGGTGCGCCGCGACAGCGCCGGCGCGGGCCGGCGGGCGCCGGCCGCATGA